Genomic segment of Vitis riparia cultivar Riparia Gloire de Montpellier isolate 1030 chromosome 19, EGFV_Vit.rip_1.0, whole genome shotgun sequence:
AGTGGGAGTTGATAAGCCATCGGAGATTTTGTTTGTGACAGATGTCTATCAAGAAGCAGTTGCTGCAAAGGCAGCAGGTAATTAGTAATTTGGTATCCTGCAGTTTCTTTTTCTCAAGATTGCTGCTCAGGGAATTCTACAAATAAGATAACACAATCCTTGAATAATATCTATATACACCTGAAACCTTCAATACATTTAGATGCCTTAAGGACTCTTAACTGAAAATGAGATCAGGTTTTGTTTAACATGGAAATCGAGTCATTTCACTGTGTCACAACGCATCATTTAACTACCCAATTTGATAGTTTAATGTTGCAACATCACTGCaattaccaaaataaaatagaagtaaGGTCTTCTTTAAAATCCAAGTACTTCATGGTTCTGTTTATCACAGATTACTGAGAAAGTAGTTAAACCACGTCGCGTagtgattaaaatttttagcCTGTTACGTTCCCGAGATAAAgaaaaggagggaaaaaaacCGTTTGTTGTTCTGATTCGTCTTTCAGACtgatatttcaatatttacCCATTGGCAGGGTTGGAGGTGATAATCTCTATTCGACCAGGAAATGGACCTCTTCCAGATAATCACGGGTTCAAGACAATCACATCTTTTTCAGACATTTGAGACTAGATATGTTTGTATTTAAGCTTCTATGAAATGTGACATAATTATTACCGTCAAACACGCAGACAAATACGCAAAATTTCCAACTTTGGAATAAATTGTTGACCAGAGCTTTTGCATATTGTCGCTGTTCCTTTGGTGTTTTGTTAATTCGAGATTAATCAGTGGATCAGATGATGTTTCAGTGAATGAAGACTCAAAAGTTTGTGTATGAGCCCTATTAGGTGGGTACTTTTGAGTCTCGATTTTCTTGAAGGTGGATCTTAGAATTGCATAGTGGTATCTGGGTTCTGCTTCATTTGCTCTTTAGATTTAGTATTTATGACAGTTTGGTATCCCACAATGTAATATGGCGCTCAATACTGAAAATTCAGCTAAACTGCTACTGGGTCTGGTTCAGACACACTGACAGAACAGGTTTAGAAAGAAGAGAAGTGAAAAAGCCATCTCACATTCTCTCTGCTTTTGTTATTTTGATCAGAGCCCCTTTATTGCTTTCTTTAAGTTCACATTTTATCAGGGCTGATGTCCTTGACAGAAAAGAAACAGCCACCTGCATTAGGGTACAGCAATACAAAGCTGTGTTTAAAGAACCCTGACTTTTACTTCTTTCTTGCAAGAAATCTTACTATATCTATTATTAGATGCCATAAATATCCAAGGATACGCCAAGTGCATCTCTATGGTGTTTACCCTAAAGAATGTAGTAGGATTTCTGCAGGTATGCAGTATGAATTTCTGAGATGGTCAATAGGTCATTCTCATGGGAACAGGACCCTCCTTCATGGAGAACACCAGGGCGCATTGTGAGGGGAATTTGACTCAATTGAGCTGTTAGTTGAGAGGGCAGGACCACAAAATTgcataaaaattcaaaaccgCAGCAGGGTGTGAGAAATGAGACCATCTCATCAGGACCttcctattttgtttttggtggTAAGAGTCTAATCACAaggaattttcaaatttgtttttggtCATAAGGGTCACCTTACAAGGGACCCATTACCCTTTAATAGGGCTAGACCCCTCTTTCCCACATGcaccaaaaaaattgaagaaaaaattggaCATCTCCACATCATTGCGCACAGTCTATTCCATTATGCCAGTAAATGCAGCCCAACCCACTACCCATGACTCCCATCAGTTCAAACCATTAAGACCATTTCAAACAGTAAAAGTAAACTGACTTTGTTGAAAACACAAGatgaggagagagaaagaaaaggacaaagaaaatttctcacaaaatccagggaaaaaaaaaaatgcatccaTGGGAATATTGAGAATTAGggagagaaagtgaaagaaagaaagaaacccaGAAGAGAAAGCCCACCTTAAGAATTCTATCTCCATATTGTTCGTACTTGtcaatgaaaaatcaaacaaaagagGAGAGAGATCAAATTGTACAATTGCAGCAAGATCTCTACCTGCCACTGCAAATCATCCAACAACTCTCAATTACAGTCCCCCCCAAATTACACTTCTTCTTCAAGAAGACGACCCGGAAACTCGAGGGGAGGTCACCGGAAACAGCGGCAGAAGCTGAGGCTCAGAGTCCCTAGGGGTGGACATGGGTGAAGGGTGGAGGTAGAAGCCCTTCTCAGCTATGGCTTTCTCTTCTGAGGACTTGTTAAAGGGGTCTTCCGTCAATGGTGTAACTGGGCTGAGCACAAGCTTCGGAAAATCCAGCAAACTGGGGGACAAGATCTCAGGTTTTCTAGGCGAAAACCCTGAATTATTTTGCACGTAGCCATGCACCAGAGGGTTGATCATGAGGCCGTTCTTGAGCTGGCTCCTCCTCTCATACAGCTTGAATCCTTGCTTCTTCTGTCCAGTTCTGATGGGTGGTATGTTGCAGGCCTTAGCGGGTGGATCTTGGGTTGGTTTGGAGGATCCAGTGAGCCTCTGAACCACCTGTTTGAAGGAGTTGGCATCAGCTTGGACAAAGGTTGTTGGGTAAGGATTGGAATCTGATCTAGAGATGGGCTTCGGGGTCAGTGGTGGGGTTTGAATTTGGAGGCCGGTGCTGTTACTGCTGCTGCTGCAGTTGCTTCCATTGCTGTTTGGAGAGGTTATGGGAGATGTTTTTTCTCTGTCTTGAGTTTTTACAGTATTCTCCATTGATGGGTCTCTGCAACTCCCAcctcagagagagagagagagagagaaagagagagagagagagagaggaggctTTGGGTGGAGAAGAAGAGATGGATGAGTGAAAAACAAGGCTTTGATGAGGAGAAAGGTTGTTGCCTATTGGCTTTTGTTTTGTTGTGCtgcacactctctctctctagactCTCTCTCACTAGAAGCTTGTTtgtctttgcttttcttttgtggGGTCATGTCTTCGAAGAGGCACTgattggttgctgagaaaatttcaacgattttttggatcatgaaTATGAAATGGGTCATATTACATAAGTTGAAATGTTCCATTCAAATTGCTTCCATATTTTCCTCAATAAAactactttaaaataaaaaaagtattctGTTTTTTATATTCCTTCTGGAATATCCTTGCTATTTCTAGCATTAAATCTTagtatatttgaattattttttatattaaatcatattatttttcattttaacatcttttaaaaaaaatattttacaattagtGAAAAATCAAATGACATGTCTCaatttataaagtaaaaaaaaaatcaatttaaccaagcattggatttttattttttatttttatttaaaaattttattactttgaCGTTGCAAGCATTGACTTCAGAGCCCTAACTGCAACTGTGGAAAACTATTGTGGCCTTTTTGTGCATGTGTGATGGGATAGAAGACCATAAGATTAGAAGAAATAGGGTAGTTAATGCCAGTGAGGTGCACTGCCCAATCAAATGGGCTGCAAAGTGGTTGAGGAGCCGCCTCCACTACACCCCCTTTTTCCTCCCGTGTATGCTTAATATCTAACTCAACTATATGCTCTCTGGGTCCCGCATGTAGCTTCGTTTCTTTGTACCCATATCCTATTATCCATCTATGTTACATGTATCATCCTTCTTATACttgatctcattattttatatcttaattttatagGTTAGTCCGATAATAAATATCCTATATCCTAGGTCAATAAAATCGTCTCCTAATATATAAATGGTTTAGATTTCATCGTATATCATCAATAATTCGGATTAAATTTTGAGATACTAATTTGAtaccttaaatttttattgttatatcgGGGTTTGACTCGGGTTTTCTTTTGATGGAACTCATTTCTAACTTGACTCTTGTGGGTTTCTTCAtctatatctttttcttttttgttttttcttctctaaagTCATTTTCTTAGCCGCTCgatcaattaattataaaataccATTAACTGTATGCgtgttatcaatattttttacgTATAACTTATTGAGATATAAACATTTCTCtgttccctttcttttcttttcttttctttttttcttggaaagaaGTCATTTTCTTTGTCccatttgacaaacttttttgACATTAAATTgaatcacaatcatttctttttttaagtttcggaaaatgacatttttatcaattttttttttttttacaatcacCGGCCAAGAACTCTAAAGAAGAGTTTATAAAAAGctgtattattaatttttgactaagcaaaacaatataattttatGGGTAATTCAAGATTGAATTCAAGTTatgttttttgagaaaataattatcaaatatgttcttataaaaaggataattattaaaatattatcaaataaagtaattatgattttatactACTTGGAATGATCTCATATTGAAAAATTCTCGAGTATCGTTATTCGATGAGGGGTAACAAATATTAGATCAAAAGGTATATAATAGATTAATATGAACAACATAAGATCTATCTAGTGGTTTAGCTTTAATATCGATgttagtataaaaatataaagaaaaaaattttaaaatttagaatagaGATGCTCCAAACACTTTGGTTGAATCAAGTTCTCATGTATATATTTACAAGtaggaaaaggaagaagaagaagaagagaaaaaaaaagagaggtaTGAGAATCCAATTCTCATGTATGTTGGAAAGTGAAGAAAGAGAAGACGAGGGTGGGGACCTAATGTCCATGACATATTACTACAAAAGGAATTGCACCATCTCATGATTCTCATTCCAAATCATTATGGTGTGGATTTTTGAGTTCCTAACAAACCCCATCAACGACGGCTTGAATTTAGTGCCCAATTTGATAATAGCATgccaattcacttttatttttttagggtaCAAGACATTAAAAGTACTTTTCCACTTGTTGAGACAAGTAACCAATtggaaaaaccctaaaatatcaTACAAGGGTCATCCCCCAGTTTTTGTATCAACTAATAGATTTTAATTTACAATCTATAAAATTTTaggaagtttttaaaatacttgttaaaaaatagttttcgaaacaattcttaaaaacgATTCttgattatttgttatttttaataacaaaattatattaaaaaaattcaaatacaaaaaataattttttgacatATTCTTTGTAATGGTGTTACCCATTTATgcataatataaaagttttaaatatatttgctatattttcaattgttgcaaACACtgtgttaaaaataattgaaaatacttgaaatttcaatagacttaaaaccattttttttaaaaaaatttatgcagATAATGggttttaatatataattcGAATTATTAATAACccttcatatttttatcatattattattagtcAATTTTCCATATTCAGGtcatatttatcatatttaaaacattttttatattttagttatgtTCTTTGTATTTagtcatatttttattctacaCAAGTATTCAAATAAGATTTAGATGAGAATTTTTAATGTATTATTGAAAAGTACTATTTGATGTGATAGATTGACATTGACCCAatatattaaaacttaaaataaaatgattttaatgaaTAATTCGAGTCATTAATAACCCGccatatttttatcatattattattagtcaaattttcatatttatgtcaTATTTATTGTACCTGtgacattttttatatgttggttatattatttatatttagtcatatttttattctacaCTAGTATTCAAATAAGATTAGATGAAAatctttaatatattattgaaaacaatGAAAAGAACCATCTGATAGGACAGCTGATATCGACCcaatatattaaaatcaaaattaaagcgaTTTTAATGAGTTATTCGAGTCATTAATAACccttcatatttttatcatattgttATTAGtcaaattttcatattcactacttataacattttttatatcttaattattttctttatatttaatcataCTTTTGTTTTGAATAAGTATTATAATAAGATTAGATGAGAATCTTTAATGTATTATTGAAAAGTACTACTTGATACAATGGACCCGACACCGACccaatataacaaaattaaaaaggaaaaaaaaatcactaatcAAGGTGTTTCTATCAAaaaccatttcttcttcttcttatttattttattttattttatttttatgaaaaaaaaggtGTTACGTCTTAcctttatttatcattttctagATGGTTTATGTCAAAAGTTGATTCCATCTATCTTTTTACCCTTTGAAACATCCCACATGTGTATATcgattatattaataaatacatAGCGATGGATCCTAGAAACTTCCCgcaatcaaagaaacaaaagacaacaaaaaccgAGTCGTATTTATTTAGGAAAGTGTCTTTGAACTATCATAAAAGGGTACTAAAAACTCTCCAAATAGGGTTAGATGTTGGTCATCCATGGGGGGAATTCTTTATAGGCAATAATTGGTGCGTAGAGAATTTGAACTGAAATTATAATAATGTTAAAGCCTTGTTTGGCCGGCTTGACTAAAGTGTTTAAACAATGTTAATAATGAGGTGTCACTTTGGTGGTTCTTATGCAGTGAATAGTGACAACATGAGGAGAATCCTTCTTTGATATTTGCTCGCCTTGTAGGGTCCGTCCTACTCATCATGTCTCACCATCACCCAACTTGGTCAAGCCCCATGGTCgggtccccccccccccccccccccccccccccccccccccaatggCTTCATCAACCACTTCATCCATTCAATTCCGTTCCAATTTTGATATAGTATGATGATACAATGGTTCGGACAAAATATGGGATCAAATATTGTCTCGAGTTGATTGGATTGATTTAACCAATCCATCCATTCAATAAGTCTCGTTTGTTTGATTAACCCATTTGAATATTGTTTAGGTGGGTCTAAATAAAGTATCTTCCATAGAACACTTCTTTTTGTAAGGGGAGAAGTTTTTTTGGGTGGAATAGTCAATCTTATAGCTCTCCATTTT
This window contains:
- the LOC117908755 gene encoding VQ motif-containing protein 4-like — its product is MENTVKTQDREKTSPITSPNSNGSNCSSSSNSTGLQIQTPPLTPKPISRSDSNPYPTTFVQADANSFKQVVQRLTGSSKPTQDPPAKACNIPPIRTGQKKQGFKLYERRSQLKNGLMINPLVHGYVQNNSGFSPRKPEILSPSLLDFPKLVLSPVTPLTEDPFNKSSEEKAIAEKGFYLHPSPMSTPRDSEPQLLPLFPVTSPRVSGSSS